Proteins from a single region of Macrotis lagotis isolate mMagLag1 chromosome 2, bilby.v1.9.chrom.fasta, whole genome shotgun sequence:
- the LOC141512638 gene encoding large ribosomal subunit protein eL39-like, with product MSSHKTFRIKRFLAKKQKQNHPIPQWIRMKTGNKIRYNSKRRHWRRTKLGL from the coding sequence ATGTCCTCTCATAAAACATTCAGAATCAAGAGGTTCCtggccaagaaacagaagcagaatcatcccattccccagtggattcgGATGAAAACTGGCAATAAGATCAGGTACAACTCAAAGAGGAGACACTGGAGAAGGACCAAGCTCGGGTTATAA